The nucleotide window GTGCTTAAGTTAAAGATAAAATGCACTGTTATTGCTCCCCAAAATCCTCTTTTATGATAAATATAGCAGGCAAAAAGTCCTAATCCGAAAAAAGTAGGGATGCCTACAACATTATAATGTAGTAAAGTAAATAATGCACTACTTAAAATAGCCGCTATGATTTTCCCTGTTTTAGGGGTTAACACCTTATGAAACAACCAATGACGCATGGAGAACTCTTCATTTATTGGGGCCATAAAGACAATTAACACAAATAAAAAGATGTTTAGCAATAATTCGTTGGAACTCACAAAAATATCTACGACCTCTTGTTGTTGGATATTAACTCCAAAATTTTGGAGGATGATCATAAACACAAAATTTACTATGCCCAAAGGAAATCGGAGGAGTAGGGTAAAGAGGGCTATTTTGAAAAAATCCTTTATCCCATAGGGTTTATTCTCCTGTCCCCGAGTAAACTCTCCTGAATCTCCCTTCCTATTTTTATATTCTTTTATGATCAAGATCATAATTAATATAAAGGGTACGACCTGTTGAGTATACAAGGTACCCGCCCAATAAATAATACTCATTATTCCTAAAATAATAGGGTTTACCTCTCTAAAAGTTTTTAGGGCAACCAGAAAAGGAGGAAGGCCTATAACAATAACAATTAATAATAGCTTTAATAATTCTGTTCCTTGTACCATAAATTTAGCTCCTTTTTTATATATAATTTTATTCCTTCTAAAGTACGTGAAAATCCTTCTATTGCTTTGTCTACCCATTTCTTTATGGATTCTTTATCTTGAAGTATCCTGATGTTTTCCTGTACTCTCATATCCTTTTCTTGGGGTGTATATTCCTCATGGTTTAATTCTGTGACCATTGGTTGTTCAAAATCAATAGTTAGAATATTCGAAGAGACAATATTTCCATATTCATTCATTGTAAACACTCGAATGTCCTTTGGAGTTTCTGTAAAATGGTCTGTATAATACAGAATTTCTAGGCCTTTTTTCATTTTCACACTGCCTATCACAGCCTGTAATTTCTCCCCTGTTTTTACTGTTTTTATGGGAATAGCTTGCTGATTGTGTTCATCAAAGGCTACTACAGTATAAAGTAGTGGGGAAGTCTTTGCATCAATGCCCTCTGTCCATTCTATAATGAATTGTTTTTTATTATATCCTAGATCCTTAACCTGGGTCAAAGCTATATGGGACGTTGAAGGTATGGGATGGATTTCTAAATCTTCCAAACCTGCCAATTCACGCCAATAATCAGCTACACCAGGAATGTCCTGAGCTAGGGGAATATTAAAATTTTCCTGGGGATATACATTGAAAATATGATTGTTCCATCTTATAGTCTGATCCAATTGCTTTTTTTCTTCTCTCTTTATAATATCATCGTAAGTTTTAGGGATTTTTGCAGTGGGCGAACCAAAAATTTGAATATAATCCTCCGCTGCAATTTCACTAATATTCCATTGATGTCCATTTTCATAGTCATTGCTTACTCTTTCATCTTCCACTAATCCTCTTATGGCAGCATATTGGGTGTCCTGCCACTGATCAAATGTTTTATTTTCCCCTTTAATCAAGTAATACAAGGTAAAATGATGACCGTATTCATGGGAAAGGGTCTTTGCTATTTCTTCTATGGTATTTTTATCCTTCATACTTAATAGGTCAATCTCTGCTTTGTCCTTCATTTTATATCTAGATTTATTGATAAAATTATTTCTTTGATAAGCTCCCCGATACAATCCTTCCTCGTCCCCTCCATAGGGATTATCGGGGTAGAGGTTTATGCTAGCTAAATACTTTATCTCTTCTCCATAGGTGTTGTTTAATAATTCTTCATAGATATCCTTTAGTTTTTCCCCTGTCCAGTTGGAGGTATAGCTTTTAATTTCTATGCCCATAGGCCCCTCATACACATCATATAAAGTATCATCCCCTTTGACAGCCTGGGGAGAAATAAAAATCAACATTAATACAATGAACAATGTGATTAAAATAATGGATAGTTTCCTCATAATTTTTCCTTTTCTATTTTTTATTTTTCTAGACAATGCCTACTATACAATCCATACCCTTAGTTATATAAATATAATCTTTTATAGAAAATTATGAACACTACTATTATACATTAAATACAGACAAAAAAGAAAAGCGTGCAAAGCTCGCACGCACTTTTAAAGCCAAATATGTTGAGTAACTGATTATGCCCGTTGAATGAAGATTTTATTGTGAGTAAAAATCAACTAGCCTAATCAACTGGTTTATTCTTGGTCTATACTGGTGAGGACATCATCAAATACATCTATTTGACATCTGTTATTTTCCCAATAATGACAGTTTTCACAGGATTCACTATATTTTCCCCCAATAGTTGCTGAAAATCCTGGATTTATCGCATTATACTCAGGACAATTCGTACCGACAATCATTAATTGTTCTTTACTTACCATTTTTTCACCTCTCCCATGGAATGTATATAGTCATATTTTGCTTTTAAAATCAATATTTTATTCATCTATTTAGTAATAGGGTAGAGAGGTGTTTTCCATGTCCTTTCTATGGAAATCCTTTAAAAACTCCGATAATAGTCTCCCTAATTCCTCCAGTCCAGGAAGTATATCTTGGGTTTTAAGATTTCCGTAGGTAATCCTAAAATAGGAACTATTTTTATGCTCTAGAAAAAATTCTTTCCCTGGCGTTATGGCAATACCTCTTTTCATTGCCTCATAAAATAGGGCTTGGGAGTGATATCCTGGGGGAAGTTTTAGCCAAAAATAGAGAGTGCCTTGGGGTATAGTATAGGAAATTTCCTTAGGAATATATTTTTTTATTCCCTCCACAGTTTCATAAAAACCTTTTCTATAATACTCTTCCATTTTTATTAATTGCTTTCTCCAGAAACCTCTTCTGAAAATAAGATCAAAACTTCTTTGGACCAATCCCATAGTAAATAAGTCAGCACTTTGCTTTGCATCTATAATTCTTCTTTCATATTCCCTAGGACTTATTAAAAATCCTAATCGAAAGCCCGGCATAAAAATCTTGGAGAAACTTTTAATATAGATGACTCTATCTAATTCATCCAAGGCCTTTAGGGGTATTCTTTTTTTATATCCAAAATGAAAATCGCTTAGATAGTCATCTTCAATGATAATGCTATCGTGTTGCTCAGCCAACTCCAGCAGTCTTTTTCTTTTTTTTAGGGAATAGCTTATCCCAGTTGGATTATGAAAATTTGGCAGCACATAGATAAATTTTGGAAGGTATCTTTTCATTGCTTTTTCTAAATCATCCATATTCATTCCATCTGCTTCCATGGGAATTTCAATAAGTTTTGCCCCTCTCGCCTCAAATGCCTTTCTAGCACCAGGATAGGAAGGTCTTTCAATAATCACTACATCTCCTAATTCCAACAAGCCCTTGGTGACGATATCAATTCCCTGTTGAGCACCGGAAATAATATGTATTTCATGAATATTGCTTTTTATAGATAATTTTTTTAAGTATTGGGCAATAGATTCCCTTAGGGGATAATAACCCTCACTAGCCTGATAAGTAAAGGTATCTCCTCGATCTCTATCGAGTATTTCATTGATGATTTTTTTAAATTCTTCTACTTGGAAGGTTTCTGGATGGGGACTAGCGTTTGCAAAATCCCAGATAATATTATTTTCTCTTCTCCCTCCCTCCTTTAATTCTTTATCACTAGATTTTACATAGGTTCCTTTCCCTCTATGGCTAAGGACCAATTCCTCTTGTTCCAACAATTTATAGGCCTGTACAATGGTATCATTGTTTACTTCTAGTGTAGCTGCCAATTGCCTTATGGAGGGAAGTTTTTCATTGGCTTTCATCCTTCCCTGTAAAATCTCATTTTTTATTTGAAGAAATACTTGAAGATACAGAGGCTTGTTCCCTGTTTTATCTATAGTGATCTCCTTCATCTAAGCTCTCTCCTCACGGCTAATTTTTGGTATATTATTACATAATTGTTACAATACATATACACTTTACATATTTTCGACAAATTTTGCTGCTTTTTTCTTTGTTCTACCATAATAATATTATATACTATAAGAGTAAGGTTTTAATAATTTTAATAAAAAGGGGGCGTTTTTTTGACATTAAAAAGAAATGGTTTTAAAAGTGCAGTAGTGGCCTTCACTGTGGCAGGAATGCTATCTATTAGTGCAATACCTGCTTATGCAGCTCTAGGCGATAGAGTGCTAAAGAAGGGAATGACCCACGGGGATGTAAAAGTACTTCAACAGCATCTTAAAGACTTAGGGTTTTTCAGCTATAAGGATACAACTACATATTTTGGAGATATTACCCGAAATGCAGTTATGGATTTTCAAAAATCCAAAGGGTTAGCTGTAGATGGTTCTTTTGGCCCTGCATCATTTAAGGCATTGCAGACTTCTATTCAACCTACAAATCCAGGTTCCTCTAGTTCCTCTGTCTTAAATTATAGTCGTCCCTTAAGACTAGGACTTAGCGGAGCAGATGTTCATGGGTTGCAGGAAGCTCTTAAAAAGTTGGGCTACTTAAATATCGCTAATTGCACCAATTATTTTGGCACTCAAACCCAACAGGCAGTGAAATCCTTCCAAGCAGCCCAAGGACTTGCGGTAGATGGTTCCTTTGGGCCAGCTACATATAAAGCATTGGAATCTGCCCTAAAAGGTACTAACTCTAATCTAAAACCAACTCAGCCTACAAATCCGGCGGGTACTTTGACCTACAATCGTCTTTTGAAGTTAGGTATTAGTGGAACAGATGTCAATGCATTACAGGAAGCTCTTAAGAAATTAGGATATTTAAACATTGCTAATTGTACCAACTATTTCGGTGCACAAACCCAACAGGCTTTACGATCTTTTCAGCAGGCCCAAGGTATAGCTGTAGATGGGTTAGCCGGACCCCAAACAATTCAAACCATCAATAATGCCTTATCTGGTAAAGGCTCAAGCACTTCTCCCTCAACCCCTAACCGTGGCGATGAAAACAGAAGAATCCTTACCAGCGGCATCATTAACACAGCCAAGATATACCTTAATCCAAAGGTGCCCTATGTATTTGGCGGTTCTACCACAAAGGGCTTTGACTGTTCTGGCTACACACAATTTGTCTATAAACAAAATGGGATAAGCATACCTCGCACCTCTGAACTACAGGCCAATGCGGGTAGTTATGTATCCAGAGCCAATCTGCAACCGGGCGATTTAATTATTTTTAGCAATACCTATCGATCCGGTCCTAGTCACACAGGTATCTACCTAGGGGATGATCAATTTATCCATTCTAGTTCTAGTAATAATGGAATTACCATTTCAAGCTTGAATACTGCTTACTATAGGGATCATTTTTCCTATGGAAGAAGGGTGTATTAATATTTCTACATTAAATAGAATATAAAAGGGTTGTGCCCCATGGGGCACAACCCTTTTATATTACGAACTTTTCTCCATGTATTCTTTCCATAATATGGCCTTCCCTTCCCTGAGGGAAGAACGGATATCAATAATTCTTTGATTCTCTGAACCCCTAAAGGCTAACTGTAGATTTTTTTGTTTTATCTGAAAGGGCCCATCTACCAATACATCTCCACAACTTAAAAATTCCAACCAGTCTTTTCTTTGCTTCATCAACAAAAATTCAAAAGTATATCCAGTATAGATCCATATATTCAGCCCAATCCTCTTGGCAGCCTTTGCGATTTCTATACAAGCTTTAGCTTGCTCAAAGGGCTCTCCGCCGGAAAAGGTAATTCCTCGATGAATTCCTCTAGATTGAATCTCCTGAATAATGTCCTTGCAATCTGCCTCAAAGCCTTCCATGGGATGATGGGTTTGGGGGTTATGGCACTGAGGACAATGATGGGGACAGCCCTGGGTCCAAACCACCATACGCAAGCCCGGACCGTCTACAATGGAATTCATTTGAACCTTACTGGCCAATCTGATTTTCACACGCTCACCTTCTTGTCACTATATTCAACAAATAGTTTGCACATTTTTACAAAATAGGTACCCTACCGTGTATAATCATTAATTTAATTTGCCTTTCACTTTCGTACAGTCTGCGTAAAGTTTATGATTATACACTTTTGCTTGTTTGCCATTTTAAATTATTTCATACCATGTTTCACCCGGTCCAGAACCTCTGCTTTTTTAGCATCATTAAAACGGGTTTGATAATCCCCTACTAAGTATCCTGTTATTCTTCTAATTCTCTCAAAGGGAATGCCCTGACTTCCTTCTTTTCTGCCACATTTTGGACATTCTTCAAAAATAATGCCATTATATCCACATACAGGATCCCTATCTAGGGGATGATTGATAGATCCATATCCTATGCCTGAATCAGCCATTAGGCGTACTACATCTTCAAAGGCCTCTATATTCATAGAGGGATCTCCATCTAATTCTATGTAGCTAATATGTCCGGCATTGGTAAGAGCATGATAAGGAGCTTCCTTGGAGATTTTATCAAAGGCTGTAATAGAATAATACACAGGAATATGAAAAGAGTTGGTATAATATTCTCGATCAGTAACTCCTTCTATAGATCCAAATTCCTTCCTATCCAGTTTTACAAATCTTCCTGATAATCCCTCGGCCGGGGTTGCAATTAAGGTGAAATTCAAGCCATATTGTTGAGAATAGTCTTCCATCTTGTTTCTTAGGTAACCAATAAGCTTTATTCCTAACTCTTGGGCCTCTTGGCTTTCTCCATGATGACTACCTACAAGGGCCTTTAAAAACTCTGCTAAGCCAATAAAGCCCATACTTAAGGTACCGTGTTTAATGACCTCATCTAAGGTGTCCTCCCATTGCAAGTCCTCGCTGCCTTTCCATATACCTTGCCCCATTAAAAAGGGGAAATTCTTTACCTTTTTGGCTCTTTGTATTTCAAAACGTTCCAATAATTGTTCTGCTATAAGATCTATTGTAGGCTCCATCTGGGGGCTTAAAAGGTCTACTATTTCTTGATATATATTTTCCCTCTGGACACCAGAGGATACTAAGGCTTTTTTCCATAGTCCATGGATAGTCTTTTTAAGATCCTCCTCTTGATTTATCTTTAATGCGATCTTAGGTAAATTTAAAGAGGTAAAGCTTAAATTTCCTCTCCCATAGGTAATTTCATTGTTGGCATCATACTTATTGCCAATTACCCGGGTTCTACATCCCATATAGGTGACCTCAGTTTCTGGTCTTCCTTCTTTATAATATTGAAGGTTGAAGGGGGCATCTAGAAAACTAAAATTAGGAAATAATCTTTTAGCACTTACCCTACAGGCTAGCTTAAATAGGTCATAGTTCTTATCTTGCGAATTAAAGGATACTCCTTTTTTTACCTTAAATATACTGATGGGGAAAATAGCTGTTTCTCCATTACCTAAACCCCTTTCGGTTGCTAAAAGAAAGTTTTCGGTAACCATCCTCCCCTCAGGACTTGTATCGGTGCCTAGGTTTACACTACTAAAGGGTACCTGGGCTCCCGCTCTAGAGTGCATGGTATTTAAATTATGTATAAAGGCTTCCATTGCCTGATAGGTCTGTTCCTTTGTTTCTTCAAAAGCCTGTCTATGGGAGGTTTTTTGTACTCTTTTCCATAGATTTTCATCTATTCTATCCCCAAGTTCTTCCTTAGCTCTTATATATTCTTCTTTTAAATAAGTCTCTTCTATTTCCAGTTTTGGTGTAGTATGGGTTTCCTTTATGGTTTTATGGATAATGGTTTTTGCCCAGTTCTTTCCCTCTTGACTTCCTAAGCAAAAATCTAATCCTTTCCCTAGATTCTCTATATAATTTCTTATAAAACTCTTTGCTACGTAGTGTCCTAGGGCATAGTCAAAGTTGGGTATGGACTGACCACCGTGTTGGTCATTTTGATTTGCCTGGATGGCAATGGCTGCTAAGGCAGCGGCTGTAGTGATATTGCTGGGTTTCCTCAGAAAACCATGTCCTGTAGAAAAACCATTTTTGAATAGTCTTTCTATATCAATCTGGCAACAGGTTAAGGTGCCCATGGGTGCAAAATCCATATCATGGATGTGGATATCCCCTTGTTCATGGGCCCTTTCAAAAACTGGATTCATCATTTCCATCTTACAAAATTCCTTTGATACTGTGGATCCATAAAGTAGCATAGTGCCCATGGCAGTATTCCCGTTCACATTGGCATTTTCTCTTTTGGTGTCATTTTCCTTTGCATCATCTATTGTAATCCCTCTTATGGTTTTCATTATTCTGGTGTTTTGATCCCTGATGCGGTTCCTCTCATTGCGATAAAGTATGTAGGCCTTGGCAGTCATGGCATGCCCTGACTCAATAAGTACCTTTTCTACAACATCCTGTATTTCCTCTACCGTGGGCATTTTTCCTATGTATTTTTTACTTAAATAACCTGTAACCTCATCGGCCAATCTTTCCGCTATATCATAATCCAAATGAGACCCTTGGTTGTGAGCAACTGATTCTGCTGCCCTAAATATTGCTCTAGTAATTTTATCCTTGTTAAAAAATATTACTCTACCATCCCTTTTTTTAATCTCTTTAATCACAACGATCTCCCTTTCCTCGCAGCCTATATTGTGCTTTTATCTTATTAGTCACACAATATATAGTATCGGATTTCCACTCTGACTATTCTACCATAAAAATGTTTTTCTTTCCAAAGCCAAAAAATCATATTATAATGATCTTTTATATTTTCTCGTTGGGATAACTACTATTTTCTTTATTTCCCTTAATAATCTAAAAATATAAATACAGAATGATCATAAAGAATAACAATGCTCTAAGGAAAAGCAACGGAGGGCATAGAAAAAAGCACCTATAAGGTGCCTTATTTGTTTAGATAATCCTTATGGAATTTATCATTGTACATTATATACCTCTTGAAAATGCTTATGGAGATATCCTTTTACTGGAACATTTAATTCTTTCAACACGGTATCCAATGCCTTTAGGGTTAAATACAGCTTTTCTTCATAACAGTTTTCCCCCATGTGTCCTATACGCATGACTTTACCATTTAAATCTCCCAGGGATCCTGCAATCATAATCCTATGTTCCTCTAGCATTTTCTTATTGATTTCTTCAAAGGTAGTTTCCTCAGGGACCATCATTGCTGTTACCGTATTAGAAAAACTCTCCTTTGGATATAACTCTAAGCCGACTTCAATAATACTTTTCCTCACTGCTTCAGCAATATTTTTATGTCTTTGGAATATGCCTTTATCCTCAAGAATTCTCTCCACCGCTTTATCTAGGGCATATAAATCGCTAACAGGTTGAGTATAGGGAAACCATTTTTCCTCATACCAGTTTTTCCAGCTAGATAAATTGGTATAAAAGCCCACTATAGAGTGCTTTCTTTTTGAAATTTTATCCCAAGCTCTCTCACTTACACTTAGGATGGTTAGTCCTGGAGGTGCGGATAGACATTTCTGAGAGCCTCCTAAAAGAATGTCTACTTTCCACTGATCCGTATGTATTGCTTCTCCTCCCATAGAGGATACTGCATCTACTATACTGATTATGCCCTGATCATGGAGTAAAGGACAGATTTTGTCTATTGGATTGGTGATACCAGAAGGGGTTTCACAGTGAACTAAAGTGGCAATTTTAAAAGGTCCATTTTTTTGTATAAAATTTTCTAATTCCGCCTTATTGATGCCCTTTCTGTAATCAGCCTTAAAATAGGTAACTTGGCCTCCATAGATTTTTGCAAAATCTCCAAAGCCATTGCCAAAAATACCATTGTCTATACATAGAACCTTGTCTCCTGGTTCAATTAAAGATGCACATGCAGCTTCTAATCCTAGAATGCCTTCACCATTGAGTACCAATACTTGGTTTTGCGTATGGAGTAGTTTCTGCAATTTTCCACACAGATCATAATAGAATTCATAAAATTGCAAATCTAAATCTGGATTGATAATGGGCTTTCCCATAGCCGCCCTTACCTCTTCATGGACATAGGTAGGGCCTGGTGTCATAATCATCATTTCTTTCATGTTTTTTCCTCCCTTATCTCAATAAAGTTTTAACTTTTTCAGTGTGGCAATTAAAGGTAATCCTATGACTGCCCCTACAAGAATTTGTATGGCATTGCCAGGTATAGAGGTCACAGGTACACTCCAATTACCATATAGTATACCTTCGGTAGCATAGTATCCTGCAATCATCCAGATTCCCCCTAAAATGATTCCAATAATATTCCACCCAAGCTCCCTAGACTTTTCTCCCTTAGTATAGGCAATGCTCCCTATGATATATCCCATGACTCCCCTTACAATAAAGGTAAAGGGTGCCCAAGCTGCCCAGCCTGAAAATATATCAAATATAGCCATCCCAAAAGCTCCTGCTATAGCTCCTTTTTTCTTTCCATAAAGAATGGATGAAACAATGAGAGCACCGGTGCCTAGGTGTATCAGTCCTCCATTAATGGATATAGGTAGACGAATATTGATAAATGCAGTTGCCACAAATACTATGGCGATTAATAAAGAAGTAATGACTAAATCCTTGGTATTGTACTTTTTATTTTCTACTAGTTGATTTGTACTATTCATATCGATATCCCCCTTTGTGTAGGTCAATTGTTTTCTGTTCTTGAATATCCTCTGCAATACTCCATGACTCTCACTAGACATCCCACTGCCTTTATGTCCTTGCATCCATCTATTCTTTATTGTAATATTATCTTTTTTTCTCTACAATCATTTGCCCGTACAATTTTTATATTTTCCTAAAGTGTATGGTTACACACAAAAAAGAAAAGCAATAAACTTATAAGTTTATTGCTCTATGGACTACATATCCTTTTAGGATGAAAACAACATTTCATCAGTAAGCATTGCCTCTGGTTGGCTTTGTTGGAAATAGCTTAGGAGTTTTGGTATGGTTAAATTCTTTTTTTCCTCTCCCTTGCAATCTAGTATTACTTTCCCTCTATGGAGCATAATAATGCGATCTCCCATTTCAATAGCATGTTTTAAGTTGTGGGTAACCATTAAAGTTGTCATCTGTTTTTTCTTGACTATCTTTTCTGTTAAGGCAGATATTACTTCAGAGGTTTTAGGATCTAGAGCTGCCGTGTGTTCATCTAATAATAAAATTTCAGGACTGGTCATGGTAGACATAATTAGTGCTAAAGATTGTCTTTGTCCTCCTGAAAGTAGTCCTACCTTAGTATCTAAATTGTCTTCTAAGCCTAGGGAAAGTTCCCTAAGAATTTCTTTAAAGCCTGGGATATCTTTTTTTGAAATACCGGGAAATAAATTAAATTTCTGGCCTTTATGATTGGCCATGGATAGATTTTCTAATATGGTCATATGGGGTGCCGTTCCCCAAGTAGGATTTTGAAATACCCTCCCCATGTATTTTGTTCTTTTATGTTCTTCTAAAAAAGAGATATCCCTATCTCCAATAAGAATTTTTCCTTGGTCTTGTATTATAGATCCTGTAATGATATTTAGCAAAGTAGACTTTCCAGCTCCATTGCTTCCAATAATGGTGACAAACTCTCCTTTGTTAATTTGTATAGAAAAATCCTGAAAGATACTTTTTTCATTGATGGTACCAACGTTAAAGGTCTTAGATAGATTTTGAATGTGCAACAATGGAACCACCCCTTCTTTTTTCTACTTTCTTCCAAGGCAGGGCTATGCCCTTTCCATAAACCGATAAAATCATCACGACAATCACAGAGGTAATCAGCTTTAAGTCTGTGGAAGGTAGCTTCAAGCGCAGGGCTAAAGCCGTACTTCCTTTATATAGGATGGACCCTAGAAGAACCATTGTCGTGGGTACCATAAGAGATATTTTTTTAAATACCATTTCCCCTATAATAATTGAGGCCAAACCCATAACAATGATACCGCCACCCATGCCAACATCAGAAAATCCTTGATGTTGAGCTACAGCAGATCCCGACAAGGCTACTAAGCCATTGGAAATCATCAATCCCAAGCATTTAATCCTGCCCTTGTCTATCCCCAGGGACGTCACGAGAATAGGATTATCTCCTACGGCATTAACCAAAAAACCTAACCGCGTCTTGAAAAATAAGTCTAGAATAATTTTTATAACAATGGCGAGCATGGAAAGAATAATCAAAGGGTGAATCTTTCCGTCAAAAATAGTTTCAAACTGAAATAAAGCTACATTGGCCTTGCCCATTATTCTAAGGTTAATGGAATATATTCCTGTCATAACGAGGATTCCTGAAAGCAAATTGGTGATTTTAAGTTTTACATGAAGAAGTCCAGTAATTAATCCTGCCAGCATTCCCCCTATCAAAGCAAGCAAAGTAGCTATCCAAGGATTGACCCCAAAGGCCATAGCCGTTGCAGTAATGGAAGCACCCAGAGGGAAGGTTCCATCTACTGATAAATCCGGAAAATCCAATAATCTATAGGTAATATATACCCCCAGTACCATTATTCCGTATAGTAAACCCTGTTCTATTATATTACCTATAGCTCCCATTAGTCTTCCACACTCCCTTCTATAAACTGAGCCTTCTCTTTTATATCCTCTGGAATGCTAATGCCTAGTTTTTGGGCACTGCCTGTATTGATCAACAATTGGGTCTTTTCCCAGATGGCAATAGGTATATCCTGGGGGTTTTTCCCCGATATAATTTCTTCTGCCATCAATCCTGTTTGGAAGCCCAACTGGTAATAGTCAATGCCTTCAGTGGCCAAGGCCCCTGCTTCCACGTGAGCCTTTTCAGCCCCAATGATTGGCACTCCTTTTTTACTACATTGATTCCCTATTAAAGACATGGAGGAG belongs to Irregularibacter muris and includes:
- a CDS encoding ABC transporter ATP-binding protein gives rise to the protein MLHIQNLSKTFNVGTINEKSIFQDFSIQINKGEFVTIIGSNGAGKSTLLNIITGSIIQDQGKILIGDRDISFLEEHKRTKYMGRVFQNPTWGTAPHMTILENLSMANHKGQKFNLFPGISKKDIPGFKEILRELSLGLEDNLDTKVGLLSGGQRQSLALIMSTMTSPEILLLDEHTAALDPKTSEVISALTEKIVKKKQMTTLMVTHNLKHAIEMGDRIIMLHRGKVILDCKGEEKKNLTIPKLLSYFQQSQPEAMLTDEMLFSS
- a CDS encoding ABC transporter permease translates to MGAIGNIIEQGLLYGIMVLGVYITYRLLDFPDLSVDGTFPLGASITATAMAFGVNPWIATLLALIGGMLAGLITGLLHVKLKITNLLSGILVMTGIYSINLRIMGKANVALFQFETIFDGKIHPLIILSMLAIVIKIILDLFFKTRLGFLVNAVGDNPILVTSLGIDKGRIKCLGLMISNGLVALSGSAVAQHQGFSDVGMGGGIIVMGLASIIIGEMVFKKISLMVPTTMVLLGSILYKGSTALALRLKLPSTDLKLITSVIVVMILSVYGKGIALPWKKVEKRRGGSIVAHSKSI